The Candidatus Flexicrinis affinis genome has a segment encoding these proteins:
- a CDS encoding (Fe-S)-binding protein: MSPPKGKTVSLFVTCIVDMMYPQTGMSVVTILERLGVNVVFPMAQTCCGQPAFNSGNRREAARVAKQFLRAFDGAEVIVTPSGSCAAMVRHEFPSLFAGDTLWGPRAERAASITWEFSEYLVDGLGITDLGGRLNAPRKVGLHDSCHGLRVLKLGGQARALIGEVENAELSEVPDCDNCCGFGGLFAVKMADVSGAMLQDKVKSITGSEADVVVTGDASCMTQINGGLARSGSAVRCVHLADLLAESLEGQEAPK, translated from the coding sequence GTGAGTCCCCCAAAGGGAAAGACCGTCAGTCTGTTCGTGACCTGTATCGTGGACATGATGTATCCCCAGACGGGCATGTCGGTCGTGACGATTCTCGAGCGCCTCGGCGTCAACGTCGTGTTCCCGATGGCGCAGACGTGCTGCGGCCAACCGGCGTTCAACAGCGGCAACCGGCGCGAAGCGGCGCGCGTCGCCAAGCAGTTCTTGCGCGCGTTCGACGGGGCCGAGGTCATTGTCACGCCGTCCGGCTCGTGCGCGGCGATGGTGCGGCACGAGTTTCCGTCGCTGTTCGCTGGAGACACATTGTGGGGGCCGCGCGCCGAGCGTGCCGCGTCGATCACGTGGGAATTCAGCGAGTACTTGGTCGACGGGCTGGGGATCACCGACCTCGGCGGACGGCTGAACGCGCCGCGCAAAGTCGGTCTGCACGATAGTTGTCACGGTCTGCGTGTGCTCAAATTGGGCGGTCAGGCGCGCGCGCTGATCGGTGAGGTCGAGAATGCCGAGCTTTCGGAGGTGCCGGACTGCGACAACTGCTGTGGGTTCGGCGGGCTGTTCGCGGTTAAGATGGCCGACGTCAGCGGTGCGATGCTGCAAGACAAGGTCAAGAGCATCACCGGCTCCGAGGCGGACGTAGTTGTGACCGGCGACGCGAGCTGTATGACGCAGATCAACGGCGGGCTGGCGCGCAGCGGATCGGCGGTGCGATGCGTCCACCTGGCCGACCTGCTGGCCGAGTCGCTTGAAGGTCAGGAGGCGCCGAAATGA
- a CDS encoding GAF domain-containing protein: MPNADPELLADPERLNVLRTLFPARGATEPAFDRLASLAARLVKAPIGIVTLVDIDRMTFAGAHGLTGKWPGRAIWGLTHSYCPHVIATREPLVIDDARKSALVRDYDAVRDPGFTAYLGVPLTTVDGFTLAVLAVADRRPRRWSEEDLRVVSDIAECAVTEIHLRAAIYADSGEEPVVDTGPLVERTADIRALDADGATKALLYQRLAQIGEPLVAALASTSDVVWVADSNGDLLYLNPAAGAFFGVDLLSYRGTANCVDFLDGEVLEFFKSVAVPDASRGGEWSGDLYLRRHDGAEIPMSVTVNVHIPVASTKENWSVVARDITALRDSEQSVLRSLEREQAVTALQQRFITTMSHEFRTPLSIVLSSLEMLQRHGARSDPIEHYQRMRASVRHISSVLDRGVQMLEDPDADLIPSIQKVSLPEFAHEISARMHEEFEGRIIHVDAPPDMPAVRTDTVALGMIVENLLSNALKFSTTGTVVTFKLALRGSGTSSDPRLLAITVRDHGIGIPEDAQPYIFERFFRAYNLPNVPGIGAGLYTVKRLVERLQGRIEFYSRPGEGTEFIIIIPVGPDSGRAG, from the coding sequence ATGCCCAACGCCGATCCGGAGCTGTTGGCCGACCCCGAACGCCTGAACGTGCTTCGCACGTTGTTTCCAGCGCGCGGTGCAACCGAGCCTGCGTTCGACCGTCTGGCGTCGCTGGCGGCAAGGCTCGTAAAGGCCCCGATCGGGATCGTGACGCTGGTCGACATCGATCGCATGACGTTCGCCGGAGCCCACGGCCTGACCGGCAAGTGGCCCGGCCGGGCGATCTGGGGTTTGACACATTCGTACTGTCCGCACGTAATCGCCACGCGCGAGCCGCTGGTGATCGACGACGCCCGCAAGAGCGCGCTCGTGCGCGACTACGACGCGGTCCGCGATCCGGGGTTCACCGCATATCTCGGCGTCCCGCTGACCACCGTCGACGGCTTTACGCTGGCGGTGCTCGCAGTCGCGGATCGCCGGCCGCGGCGCTGGTCGGAAGAGGACTTGCGAGTCGTGAGCGACATCGCCGAATGCGCCGTCACCGAAATCCACCTGCGGGCCGCCATCTACGCCGACTCAGGCGAGGAACCGGTGGTCGATACCGGCCCGCTGGTCGAACGAACGGCGGACATCCGCGCCCTCGACGCCGACGGCGCTACCAAAGCCCTGCTCTATCAGCGCCTTGCGCAGATCGGCGAGCCGTTGGTTGCCGCGCTTGCCTCGACCTCCGATGTGGTGTGGGTGGCCGACTCCAACGGCGATCTGCTGTACCTCAACCCTGCCGCCGGCGCATTCTTCGGCGTGGATCTGCTCTCGTATCGCGGCACGGCCAACTGCGTCGATTTCTTGGACGGCGAAGTGCTCGAGTTCTTCAAGTCCGTCGCCGTGCCGGACGCGTCGCGGGGTGGCGAATGGAGCGGCGACCTGTACCTCCGCCGCCACGACGGGGCCGAGATTCCAATGTCGGTGACGGTCAACGTACACATCCCCGTCGCAAGCACGAAAGAGAATTGGAGTGTGGTCGCGCGCGACATCACCGCCCTGCGCGATTCCGAGCAGTCGGTGCTGCGGTCGCTGGAACGCGAACAGGCCGTGACGGCCTTGCAGCAGCGATTCATCACGACCATGTCACACGAATTCCGTACACCGCTGTCGATCGTGCTGTCGTCGTTGGAGATGCTGCAGCGGCATGGCGCGCGGTCCGACCCGATCGAACACTATCAGCGCATGCGCGCGTCCGTCCGGCACATCTCCAGCGTGCTCGACCGCGGCGTGCAAATGCTTGAAGACCCGGACGCCGATCTGATCCCGTCGATCCAGAAGGTGTCGCTGCCGGAATTTGCGCATGAGATTTCGGCGCGCATGCACGAGGAGTTCGAGGGTCGTATCATTCACGTCGACGCGCCGCCGGACATGCCGGCCGTCCGCACCGACACTGTCGCGCTGGGCATGATCGTCGAAAATCTGCTCTCGAACGCGCTCAAGTTCAGCACGACCGGGACGGTGGTCACGTTCAAGCTGGCGCTGCGCGGATCGGGGACGAGCAGCGATCCGCGCCTGCTGGCGATCACCGTGCGCGATCATGGCATCGGAATCCCGGAGGACGCACAGCCGTACATCTTCGAGCGCTTCTTCCGAGCCTACAACCTGCCCAATGTACCGGGGATCGGCGCGGGGTTGTATACCGTCAAGCGGTTGGTCGAACGCCTACAGGGGCGGATCGAGTTCTACAGCCGGCCGGGCGAAGGCACGGAGTTCATCATCATCATCCCAGTTGGGCCAGACTCCGGGCGTGCCGGCTGA